A genome region from Thermomicrobiales bacterium includes the following:
- the glnA gene encoding type I glutamate--ammonia ligase encodes MAKSPADVMKMAKDAGVKIVDFRFTDLLGTWQHTSKSIADVDEDIFEDGVGFDGSSIRGFQAINESDMLMMPDPTTAQIDPYTQIPTMYILCDIYDPRSGVRYSRDPRGVAQRAEEYLKATGLGDTAYFGPEPEFFVFDNVQYAHTNESSFHAVDSVEGFWNTGRDEEPNLGYKIRPKAGYYPVPPHDTLMDLRSQMVLTMAELGIPVEIHHHEVGTAGQCEIDMRFDTLVKMGDNTQTYKYVVRNEARAAGKVATFMPKPIFADNGSGMHVHQSIWKDGKNQMFGSPDDYAGLSEFARYYIGGLLKHGPALLAFAAPTVNSYRRLVPGFEAPVNLVYSQANRSAAIRIPTYSKSEKSKRIEFRCPDTSANPYLAFSALLMAGIDGVKNKIDPGAPADFDLYEASPAQLRRIKSTPGSLPEALTALERDHDFLLEGGVFSPELIESWISYKRANEVDPIALRPTPYEFYLYFDV; translated from the coding sequence ATGGCGAAATCGCCGGCCGACGTGATGAAGATGGCCAAGGATGCGGGAGTCAAGATCGTCGACTTCCGGTTCACCGACCTTCTCGGCACCTGGCAACACACCTCCAAATCGATCGCCGATGTGGACGAGGACATCTTCGAGGACGGCGTCGGCTTCGACGGTTCGTCGATCCGTGGCTTCCAGGCCATCAACGAATCCGACATGCTGATGATGCCGGATCCCACCACAGCCCAAATCGATCCATACACGCAGATCCCAACGATGTACATCCTCTGCGACATCTACGATCCGCGTTCCGGCGTCCGCTACTCCCGCGATCCGCGTGGCGTCGCGCAACGCGCCGAGGAATACCTGAAGGCGACCGGGCTTGGCGATACCGCCTACTTCGGTCCAGAACCCGAATTCTTCGTCTTCGACAATGTGCAGTACGCCCACACGAATGAATCGTCGTTCCACGCGGTCGATTCGGTCGAAGGTTTCTGGAACACCGGTCGCGACGAAGAGCCGAACCTCGGCTACAAGATTCGCCCCAAGGCAGGCTACTACCCGGTCCCGCCGCATGACACGCTGATGGATCTGCGCTCGCAAATGGTGCTGACCATGGCCGAGCTCGGCATCCCGGTCGAAATCCACCATCACGAGGTCGGCACCGCCGGTCAGTGCGAAATCGACATGCGCTTCGACACGCTGGTCAAAATGGGCGACAACACCCAGACCTACAAATATGTCGTACGCAACGAGGCCCGCGCTGCCGGTAAGGTCGCCACCTTCATGCCGAAGCCGATCTTTGCCGACAACGGCTCGGGTATGCACGTCCATCAGTCCATCTGGAAAGATGGCAAGAACCAGATGTTCGGCTCGCCGGACGACTACGCCGGCCTGAGCGAATTCGCCCGCTACTACATCGGCGGTCTGCTCAAGCACGGCCCGGCGTTGCTGGCCTTTGCCGCGCCGACGGTCAACTCCTATCGCCGCCTGGTTCCGGGCTTCGAGGCGCCGGTCAACCTGGTCTACTCCCAGGCGAACCGCTCTGCCGCGATCCGCATCCCCACCTACTCGAAGAGCGAGAAGAGCAAGCGCATCGAGTTCCGCTGCCCGGACACGTCGGCCAATCCATACCTCGCTTTCTCGGCTCTGCTGATGGCCGGTATCGATGGAGTCAAGAACAAGATCGATCCGGGCGCGCCGGCCGACTTCGACCTGTACGAGGCCAGCCCTGCGCAGCTGCGCCGCATCAAGAGCACCCCGGGTTCGCTCCCGGAGGCGTTGACCGCGCTGGAGCGCGATCACGACTTCCTGCTCGAAGGCGGTGTCTTCTCGCCAGAGTTGATCGAATCGTGGATCAGCTACAAGCGGGCCAATGAGGTCGATCCTATCGCCCTCCGTCCGACTCCGTACGAGTTCTACCTGTACTTCGACGTCTAG
- the aceB gene encoding malate synthase A, whose translation MHVEGVEILGPVPGDLTDVLRPEALSFVAALQRRFNGRRKELLGLRPARAAALVAGDYAALQNPDPVVREGSWQVAPAAPALNDRRSEITGPTDRKMMINALNSGAKVFMVDLEDSLSPNWWNVIDGQRNIMDAVRGTISFENPDGRKYALNDETATLVIRPRGWHLDERHVTVDGEPMSASLFDFGLSFFHNARERLDRGEGPFYYLPKLESYLEARLWNDVFVAAQDALGVPQGSVRATVLIETIMGSFQMEDILYELRDHSAGLNAGRWDYIFSLIKTFRTSPNHVLPDRVQVTMAVPFMRAYTELLVRTCHKRGAHAIGGMAAFIPSRRDPEVNRVALAKVREDKEREANAGYDGTWLAHPDLVPTANEVFDAKLGEKPNQKENLREDVAVEPWQLVDTKIPGSSITDDGLRMNVSVGMQYIDSWLRGNGAAAINNLMEDAATAEISRAQIWQWIRTNSTTDDGEAITIERYRAVRDEELDKLGRTPTLEQAAGVLDLLVESDDFIPFLTIPAYALLD comes from the coding sequence ATGCATGTCGAAGGCGTCGAGATTTTGGGGCCTGTGCCCGGCGATCTCACCGATGTCCTGCGTCCCGAAGCGCTGAGCTTCGTCGCGGCGCTGCAGCGGCGATTCAATGGGCGGCGGAAGGAGCTGCTGGGGTTGCGCCCGGCGCGGGCGGCCGCATTGGTGGCGGGAGACTACGCGGCACTGCAAAATCCCGATCCAGTCGTGCGCGAGGGTTCCTGGCAGGTGGCGCCGGCCGCTCCGGCGCTGAACGACCGCCGTTCAGAGATCACCGGTCCCACCGACCGCAAGATGATGATCAACGCGCTCAACTCGGGCGCAAAGGTTTTCATGGTCGATCTGGAGGATTCACTTTCCCCCAACTGGTGGAATGTGATCGACGGTCAGCGCAACATCATGGACGCGGTGCGCGGGACGATCTCGTTCGAGAACCCGGACGGCCGCAAGTACGCGCTCAACGATGAAACCGCCACGCTGGTGATCCGGCCTCGTGGGTGGCATTTGGACGAACGGCATGTGACGGTGGACGGTGAGCCGATGTCGGCCAGCCTGTTCGATTTCGGGCTCTCGTTTTTTCACAACGCGCGGGAGCGGCTCGATCGCGGCGAGGGGCCGTTCTACTACCTGCCGAAGCTGGAGAGTTATCTGGAAGCCCGGCTCTGGAACGATGTTTTCGTAGCGGCACAGGATGCGCTCGGTGTGCCGCAGGGTTCGGTGCGCGCGACGGTGCTGATCGAAACGATCATGGGCTCGTTTCAGATGGAGGACATTCTGTATGAGCTGCGCGATCACTCCGCCGGTCTGAATGCCGGTCGTTGGGACTACATCTTCAGCCTGATCAAGACCTTTCGCACCAGTCCGAATCACGTGCTGCCCGACCGGGTGCAGGTGACGATGGCGGTGCCGTTCATGCGCGCCTATACCGAACTGCTCGTGCGCACCTGCCACAAGCGCGGCGCGCATGCGATCGGCGGAATGGCAGCGTTCATTCCCAGCCGGCGCGATCCGGAAGTCAACCGGGTGGCGCTGGCGAAGGTACGGGAAGACAAGGAACGCGAAGCAAATGCGGGGTACGACGGCACGTGGCTGGCGCATCCCGATCTGGTGCCGACCGCCAACGAAGTGTTCGACGCCAAACTCGGTGAGAAACCGAACCAGAAAGAAAATCTGCGCGAGGATGTCGCCGTCGAGCCATGGCAATTGGTGGATACGAAGATCCCAGGGTCGTCGATCACGGACGATGGGCTGCGCATGAATGTCAGTGTTGGCATGCAGTACATCGATTCGTGGTTGCGTGGCAACGGCGCGGCGGCGATCAACAATCTGATGGAGGACGCGGCGACGGCGGAGATCTCGCGCGCGCAGATTTGGCAATGGATTCGCACCAACAGCACGACCGACGATGGCGAGGCGATTACGATCGAGCGGTATCGCGCGGTGCGTGATGAGGAGCTGGACAAGCTGGGGCGCACGCCGACGCTGGAGCAGGCGGCGGGTGTGCTCGATCTGCTGGTGGAATCGGATGATTTCATCCCGTTCCTGACGATTCCGGCGTATGCGTTGCTGGACTAG
- a CDS encoding PH domain-containing protein has protein sequence MSASPPTAQSAPGALPDGDWILLRPGKAERRWFLRHGLLRGLFWTLPFIIAAMLWVFWFEVPISDPVPAGLLAIALLLLLAHLLWGALYPRRWLVAIGERELMVERGILFSTRVFVPFDRVQQVDVVTTPAMAGLNLTELVLQSSAGGVRVYALGPEDAATILERVRLNQPLVPLMHR, from the coding sequence ATGAGCGCTTCGCCGCCAACAGCGCAGTCGGCTCCGGGAGCGCTTCCCGACGGCGACTGGATTCTGCTGCGGCCGGGGAAGGCCGAGCGGCGTTGGTTTCTGCGTCATGGGCTGTTGCGTGGATTGTTCTGGACTTTGCCATTCATCATCGCGGCGATGCTCTGGGTCTTCTGGTTCGAAGTGCCGATCTCCGATCCGGTTCCCGCCGGACTTCTCGCGATTGCTCTCCTGCTCTTGCTTGCGCATCTGCTCTGGGGGGCGCTCTATCCCCGCCGATGGCTGGTGGCAATCGGGGAGCGTGAGCTAATGGTGGAACGGGGCATCCTCTTTTCGACCCGCGTGTTCGTGCCTTTCGACCGGGTGCAGCAAGTGGATGTCGTCACCACGCCCGCCATGGCGGGCTTGAACCTGACCGAGCTCGTTCTGCAATCATCCGCAGGGGGAGTGCGTGTCTATGCTCTCGGTCCGGAAGATGCCGCAACGATCCTCGAACGGGTGCGGCTGAATCAGCCGCTCGTTCCCCTCATGCACCGATGA
- a CDS encoding NB-ARC domain-containing protein, whose protein sequence is MASSNDAPPVWFTPFIGREREITRIRALLQREDVRLVTLTGPGGVGKTRLAHVAGEVAASDAQWRLVRVDLSAIADEQFVLQAIAQSLGLRDTGRAALEHQVVDELRKQPTLLLLDNFEQIIEAAPLLARLLVAAPELELLVTSRQRLRLSAEHVFEVPPLTLPDSAAGQSTEQLMQFEAVRLFVERAAASDRDFALTERNAPIIAAICTQLDGLPLAIELAAARVQSLPPSSLLEQLSQGLPVLTAGPLDQPSRQRTMRDAIAWSYDLLPDDERALFRRLSIFAGGFTLEEAGGVGLTPVLDGLLSLVDKSLIRQEEQPDGQPRFRMLETVRAFGHEQLVAWREIDDVRDRHASLFLELAEARDPTIPIPGDFAWTTRLTPEQDNLRLALTTLHDAGEWRRLLRLAVALDDFWQIGGQYVEANRWIRHSLEHDPDAPADIKVKGLAALGQLAYFQGNYEEARSYWEEELTLAHDAGLDHVVADKLARLGALAFRMNDLDRGAPLLIEALARFQHLRPDGTPTLKMIGRIHALLESP, encoded by the coding sequence GTGGCCTCATCGAACGATGCCCCACCAGTCTGGTTCACCCCGTTCATTGGACGCGAACGTGAGATAACCCGCATTCGAGCGCTTCTGCAGCGTGAGGATGTCCGTTTGGTAACCTTGACGGGTCCGGGTGGGGTAGGCAAGACCCGCCTCGCGCATGTCGCCGGCGAAGTAGCAGCGTCGGATGCCCAATGGCGATTGGTGCGCGTCGATCTCAGCGCGATCGCCGACGAACAGTTCGTCCTCCAGGCGATCGCGCAAAGCCTCGGCCTGCGGGACACGGGGCGTGCCGCGCTGGAACATCAGGTCGTCGACGAGCTGCGCAAGCAACCGACGCTCCTCCTGCTGGACAACTTCGAGCAGATAATCGAGGCTGCGCCGCTGCTGGCGCGGCTTCTCGTTGCCGCGCCCGAGCTCGAGCTCCTCGTCACCAGCCGGCAACGGTTGCGCCTCTCGGCAGAACACGTCTTCGAGGTTCCACCCCTCACACTGCCCGATTCAGCCGCCGGCCAATCCACCGAACAGCTCATGCAATTCGAGGCTGTGCGGCTGTTCGTCGAGCGGGCCGCCGCGTCGGATCGGGACTTCGCCCTGACCGAGCGCAACGCCCCGATCATTGCCGCCATCTGCACGCAACTGGATGGATTGCCGCTCGCGATCGAGTTGGCGGCCGCCCGCGTGCAGTCGCTCCCGCCCTCTTCGTTGCTGGAGCAGCTGAGCCAGGGTCTCCCGGTGCTGACGGCCGGCCCGCTCGATCAACCGTCGCGACAACGGACGATGCGGGACGCTATCGCCTGGAGCTACGACCTCCTTCCCGACGATGAACGTGCTCTGTTTCGCCGTCTTTCCATCTTTGCTGGCGGGTTCACCCTGGAGGAAGCTGGGGGAGTCGGCCTGACTCCGGTGCTCGATGGGCTCCTCTCGCTGGTCGACAAGAGCCTGATTCGGCAAGAGGAGCAGCCAGACGGCCAGCCGCGGTTTCGCATGCTCGAAACCGTCAGAGCCTTTGGGCACGAGCAACTCGTTGCGTGGCGCGAGATCGACGACGTGCGAGATCGCCATGCATCCCTGTTCCTCGAGTTGGCCGAAGCGCGCGATCCAACGATCCCGATTCCGGGAGACTTCGCCTGGACCACTCGTTTGACGCCCGAGCAGGACAACCTCAGACTCGCGTTGACCACGCTCCACGATGCCGGCGAATGGCGCAGGCTGCTTCGCCTGGCGGTTGCGCTCGACGACTTTTGGCAGATCGGTGGTCAGTATGTCGAAGCAAATCGCTGGATTCGCCATTCGCTCGAACACGATCCGGATGCTCCAGCAGACATCAAGGTGAAAGGGCTGGCCGCGCTGGGCCAGCTTGCCTACTTCCAGGGCAACTACGAGGAAGCGCGCTCGTACTGGGAGGAAGAACTGACGCTTGCCCATGATGCCGGTCTGGACCACGTGGTTGCGGACAAGCTGGCCCGACTCGGCGCACTGGCATTTCGCATGAACGATCTCGATCGCGGCGCCCCACTCCTGATCGAGGCGCTCGCACGCTTCCAGCACCTCCGGCCTGACGGGACGCCCACCCTGAAGATGATCGGCCGCATCCACGCGCTCCTGGAGTCGCCATGA
- a CDS encoding PH domain-containing protein, with amino-acid sequence MVDESDAPIDPIIDRPLHWFSLYTYWKTLPITIGLVTLFTLLPGVIALILVIGFGLFYEYGEELPSFLRDTVLQDVIDYEMQGAGPIIDQLRSNRYHPELTIIIGLVAVMWIAVRTLQWRTTTYGVDSEDIWIRGGIFWKWERRLPMARVQSLELSSSWLDRILDLRSVEFVSGAPDRSVASIRLAAIPTSEAIQIQRIMLGATHTILADGFAELGQEREQVQLASITTGQLIAAGTVSRSG; translated from the coding sequence GTGGTCGATGAGTCGGATGCGCCGATCGATCCGATCATCGACCGTCCGCTGCACTGGTTCTCGCTGTATACCTACTGGAAAACACTGCCAATCACGATTGGTCTGGTAACGCTGTTCACGCTCCTGCCTGGCGTGATCGCGTTGATCCTGGTGATCGGATTCGGGCTGTTCTACGAGTACGGCGAGGAGCTGCCGTCTTTCCTGCGAGATACGGTGCTTCAGGACGTCATCGATTACGAGATGCAAGGCGCCGGGCCGATCATCGATCAACTGCGCAGCAACCGGTATCACCCGGAACTCACGATCATCATCGGCCTAGTGGCAGTGATGTGGATTGCGGTGCGAACGCTCCAGTGGCGCACCACCACGTATGGAGTCGATAGCGAGGATATCTGGATTCGGGGCGGCATCTTCTGGAAATGGGAACGCCGCTTGCCCATGGCGCGGGTGCAATCGCTCGAGCTTTCTTCGAGTTGGCTCGACCGGATCCTCGATCTCCGCTCGGTGGAGTTCGTTTCTGGCGCGCCGGACCGGTCGGTGGCGAGTATCCGGTTGGCGGCAATTCCCACATCAGAAGCGATTCAGATTCAGCGCATCATGCTGGGGGCGACGCACACAATTCTGGCGGACGGATTCGCCGAACTCGGGCAGGAGCGCGAGCAGGTGCAGCTTGCCAGCATCACCACCGGACAGCTCATTGCGGCAGGGACAGTTTCGAGATCAGGCTGA
- a CDS encoding glutamine synthetase family protein, translating into MTMAPKHAPVPVPTKEEILARVEEDGIQFINLQFTDVMGIVKSVTIPASVFGHVIDGGQWIDGSSIAGFTRIAESDMYLVPDLSTYAELPWDRSTFPTARVICWVYNPNGDPFPGDPRAVLQRQLDRIDKLGYRFMTGPELEFFLFQTSDGEILPLPHDRGSYFDFSTDPASTIRKEMVQVLAQMGIEVEASHHEVAIGQHEIGFQYGDALTTADRAVTFKYVLKAVAQAHDLHATFMPKPLEGIAGSGMHVHQSLASIVTGQNAFVDTSDPYGLSPLAKQFIAGQLAHARAMCGVLAPLVNSYRRLVPGFEAPVYVSWARTNRSALLRVPAIRGGQVAATRLELRCPDPSCNPYLAFAVMLAAGLDGIENDLNLPEPVEENLYHFSDDDLRRRNIPTLPSTLGEAIDEMERDEVVRRALGDHVFERLIEAQRIEWNAFRKHVSGWERDRYLEVY; encoded by the coding sequence ATGACCATGGCGCCAAAACACGCCCCCGTTCCCGTTCCGACCAAGGAAGAAATCCTGGCACGTGTCGAGGAAGACGGGATCCAGTTCATCAATCTTCAGTTCACCGATGTCATGGGCATCGTCAAGAGCGTCACCATCCCGGCGTCGGTCTTTGGGCATGTCATCGACGGTGGCCAGTGGATCGACGGCTCGTCGATCGCCGGATTCACCCGCATCGCAGAGTCGGACATGTACCTCGTGCCCGATCTTTCCACCTATGCCGAACTCCCCTGGGACCGTTCCACCTTCCCGACGGCACGGGTGATCTGCTGGGTCTACAACCCGAACGGCGATCCCTTCCCCGGCGACCCGCGCGCGGTGCTGCAGCGCCAGCTCGACCGGATCGACAAACTCGGTTACCGGTTCATGACCGGTCCCGAGCTCGAATTCTTCCTCTTCCAGACATCGGACGGTGAGATCCTCCCATTGCCGCACGACCGCGGCAGCTACTTCGACTTCTCCACCGATCCCGCAAGCACCATCCGCAAGGAGATGGTGCAGGTGCTCGCCCAAATGGGCATCGAGGTCGAGGCCAGCCATCACGAGGTTGCCATCGGCCAGCACGAAATCGGCTTCCAGTACGGCGACGCGCTGACGACCGCCGACCGCGCCGTCACCTTCAAGTACGTGCTCAAAGCCGTCGCCCAGGCGCATGACCTGCACGCGACCTTCATGCCCAAACCGCTGGAAGGCATCGCTGGCTCGGGTATGCACGTCCATCAGAGCCTGGCCTCGATCGTCACCGGTCAAAATGCCTTCGTCGACACCAGCGATCCCTATGGGCTCTCCCCGCTCGCCAAACAGTTCATTGCCGGCCAGTTGGCGCATGCCCGCGCCATGTGCGGGGTGCTTGCGCCCCTGGTGAATTCTTATCGGCGGCTGGTGCCCGGGTTCGAAGCGCCGGTTTACGTCTCCTGGGCGCGCACCAACCGATCGGCGCTGCTGCGCGTGCCGGCCATCCGTGGTGGTCAGGTTGCCGCGACCCGGCTGGAGTTACGCTGCCCCGATCCTTCGTGCAATCCCTATCTCGCGTTCGCGGTCATGCTGGCCGCTGGGCTCGACGGAATCGAAAACGATCTCAACCTGCCGGAGCCAGTAGAGGAGAACCTCTACCACTTCAGCGACGACGATCTGCGCCGCCGCAATATCCCCACCCTGCCGTCCACGCTCGGTGAAGCAATCGACGAAATGGAGCGCGATGAGGTCGTCCGCCGCGCGTTGGGCGACCACGTCTTCGAGCGGCTTATCGAAGCCCAGCGCATCGAATGGAACGCCTTCCGCAAGCACGTCTCCGGCTGGGAACGCGACCGCTACCTCGAGGTCTACTAG